One Spirochaetota bacterium genomic window, AACGAACAGTAATCCCTGTTCTTCAGATTTGCCACGAGCTCTTCCAGCTTCTTTTTTGCATCGCTGGTGAACTCGGCGTCCCCTTTCACGTTAACCATCATTTCAACCTGCTTTGCATAGTCATACGGAAGCTCCAAAAGGCGCAAAGTATGGCCGGTGGGGGCGGTATCGAAAACAATATACTCAAAATCGCCGCTGCTTATGAGACGTGAGAACTCCTCGAACACTGCCATCTCTTCGGTACAGGGCGATTCGAGTTCCTCTTTAAGAGCCAGGATCATGTCGTCCGAATAGCCCGCCTTTTCCGAGTCGGCTATGATTTTTGCCTTGTACGTCTCCACGGATTTTTTCTGATCAATTCTAGCAGCATACAAACCCGGCACTCCCTTCATAGGGGTAACTGTATCGCCGATCTTTTCATCAAGAACGTAACCGATATGCGCTGCCGGATCGGTGGTAACCAAAAGCGTCCTGTTCCCTTCCTTAGCAAGGCGCGAAGCCATGGCGCAGGCAGTGACGGTTTTGCCCACACCGCCTTTCCCGGTGACGATGATGACGCGGTGGTCGAGTTTTCTGGTGATGATATCGCGAAGTGCGGCGCTAGTCGCAAAGTGTTCAAACTGATTTACTTCGTGGAAAACGGTATTGAGCCGGCCGCCTCCATCGTACACGATCTTTGAAAATGCACGAATGTTTTCCAGGCCCTTTACTTCGGCGCCCTGCAGATACACTTTCCGCAATGGGTAGGGGAAAGCCTCGCTAATTGAATGTATATGTTGCCTCTGGGCCTCGATCATCTTCCCATATTTCCCATTTAAAGCGTCTTCCGGGATGATGCCATTGATGATGATTTCATAGTTGAGAATTTTGAGTTTTGAAAGTTCGTCGTGTGCACGCATCGCTTCGGCCAGAGAGGTTTTTTCCGGCTTCATTACCAAGTAAAATCTTGTTCTCGCTGCATCGCGCATTGCCCTGATGGCATTGTCGTATTTTTCCTTCGATCCCTGGATGGATGAAACGGGACCCAGGCACGTATTGCCCCCTCCCTTTGAGCTTTCCTCGATATGCTTAGACCAGTCAATCGGAAGCTCTAAAAGGCGTATGGTATGTCCCGTGGGGGCGGTGTCGAATACGATCACGTCATATTCGTCATTCGTAAGAAAATCAGTAAATCTGTCGAAAGCGGCTATCTCAACAGTGCAGGCGCTCCTGAACTGCTCTTCCATCACCTTCATAACGTCTTCGGGAAGGATGCCGCGCATGGGGCCGATAACCTTTTCCTTGTAGTCCTCTGTCGCTGCATCGGGATCGATCTCCATGGCGTACAGATTGTGTGCTATATCTACGATACCATGTCCGATAGGCCTTTCAAAAATATCTGCAAGGTTACTCGCAGGATCAGTGGATATGATTAGCGTTTTTTTGCCCGCACCGGCGTAATATACGGCAGTGGCCGCGGCCATGGTGGTTTTCCCAACGCCGCCTTTGCCAGAAAAGAATAAGTACTGACTCATGGTAAGCTCCTTAATTACAGTAATAATCAGCAACAGCCCGATTGCTGTAATCCGAGAATGGTGAAACCTTTGCGTGGTCCATAATCGATGTAGTCAATTGTAGCATCAGCAAGTATGTCTGACACGGTTGGATCGATGTATATCTTCAAACCGTCCTTCTCCACCAATATGTCATCTCCATTTCCCTTATCAGATATATCCAGGCCAAATGATGGCCCGCAGCATCCGCCACCGGACGCGAAAACCCGTATTCCCGAGCCGTTGGCGTTGGATTCCGCTATGATTTTCTTGAATTCTTTTATTGCACGATCAGTTACATCCAACATATCACTCCTCCTGGTTATCCGACTTGAAGAGTCATCGGTTTATTTGATTTTAATGGCTCGATATTGAGCTCTTTGCAAATATCCTCGTAAGATGGATACTCTCCTGATTTAAAAATCTTCCCGTTTATCACTGTAATTGGAAGAGATTTTATTCCTTCTTTATGAATGAGCGCCATAACGAGGGTCTTTTCCTTAATGGCCATGTAGTCGCTCCTGAGGCTAAACCGCTCAACCATGACCCCCTGTTTTTTTAGCGCGAGTATGGCGTCGTTGATTTTCAAAAGTGCTGGATCTATTGCCGGACCACAGAGGCCCGTAGGACAGCACATGGGCGGATCGTAAATTTCAACTTTGTGTAAAAACTGCATTTTATACCTCCGGTTTTATATTACTATATGCAAATATATTCATATTTACACTAAAAATTATTACCCATTTCAGCATTTAAGCGATAAACCGCATGATACTTTACTTTTCATTTCTAAAAGATTGTTTGAATCAAAATGAAAAGCATCATTATTTTTGAAAGTTTTTTTGAGATACCTGACAAGATCTGGATGTTCCTTGATAAAATCTTGGTTTATACGGTAATAGACCCATTGTGCTTCTTTTCTTGAATCAAGGATTCCCGTTTGATGCAACTTGATGAGATGACGGGACACGTTCGTCTGTGATAAGCCAAGGATACCTTCTATTTCGCAGACGCAAAGCTCACTCTGGAAGAGAATGTTCATTATTCGGAGCCTGCTTTTGTCAGATAGAGCTTTGAAAATCTTGTCTATACTCATTGTTTTTAATAGCATTCATATATTCCAATATAATCATATAATCACAAGTTAAAAATCTGTCAATATTTTTTTTCTTTTTATTTGTTTTTGAAGAAATTCTTGACCTATGGTTTATTATTGTATAATAATTTGAGCATTTTTTAAAAATGTGAGGAAATAAATTCCATGTCTGAATGGTTTGTGCACAATCCTGGATTGGTTTTTCTTGTATATGGCATGACGTACATCATTATTGCTACAGCGATATTGTCGCATAACAGGAAAAATAGCGAATATAGCCTTAACGGTGTTCTTTGGCTTTTTGCTGCATATGCACTGGTACATGCACCTGCAGATTTTATTGATATGTGGTATGTGTTGACCGGCCATCAATGGATAGAAGCGAAATTTATTGGTTCGTTATTGACCTATGTGTCATACGCATTCCTTTT contains:
- a CDS encoding TRC40/GET3/ArsA family transport-energizing ATPase, translating into MSQYLFFSGKGGVGKTTMAAATAVYYAGAGKKTLIISTDPASNLADIFERPIGHGIVDIAHNLYAMEIDPDAATEDYKEKVIGPMRGILPEDVMKVMEEQFRSACTVEIAAFDRFTDFLTNDEYDVIVFDTAPTGHTIRLLELPIDWSKHIEESSKGGGNTCLGPVSSIQGSKEKYDNAIRAMRDAARTRFYLVMKPEKTSLAEAMRAHDELSKLKILNYEIIINGIIPEDALNGKYGKMIEAQRQHIHSISEAFPYPLRKVYLQGAEVKGLENIRAFSKIVYDGGGRLNTVFHEVNQFEHFATSAALRDIITRKLDHRVIIVTGKGGVGKTVTACAMASRLAKEGNRTLLVTTDPAAHIGYVLDEKIGDTVTPMKGVPGLYAARIDQKKSVETYKAKIIADSEKAGYSDDMILALKEELESPCTEEMAVFEEFSRLISSGDFEYIVFDTAPTGHTLRLLELPYDYAKQVEMMVNVKGDAEFTSDAKKKLEELVANLKNRDYCSFFLVFYPEYTPIFEAKRSLDDLKLAGIEVQAVIANNILDQNPASEFFTGRYNMQQHYLKVAYEQFKLPMFKIKLFDEEINGLLKLKWVEEELFGNG
- a CDS encoding iron-sulfur cluster assembly accessory protein; this translates as MLDVTDRAIKEFKKIIAESNANGSGIRVFASGGGCCGPSFGLDISDKGNGDDILVEKDGLKIYIDPTVSDILADATIDYIDYGPRKGFTILGLQQSGCC
- the arsD gene encoding arsenite efflux transporter metallochaperone ArsD, whose protein sequence is MQFLHKVEIYDPPMCCPTGLCGPAIDPALLKINDAILALKKQGVMVERFSLRSDYMAIKEKTLVMALIHKEGIKSLPITVINGKIFKSGEYPSYEDICKELNIEPLKSNKPMTLQVG
- a CDS encoding metalloregulator ArsR/SmtB family transcription factor, which encodes MLLKTMSIDKIFKALSDKSRLRIMNILFQSELCVCEIEGILGLSQTNVSRHLIKLHQTGILDSRKEAQWVYYRINQDFIKEHPDLVRYLKKTFKNNDAFHFDSNNLLEMKSKVSCGLSLKC